tttgaaataacaaaatggcagaaatggagaacagattagtggtgggaggaggtgggggggggaggtgtggctataaaagggcaaCAAGAGGGATCCTTGTGGTGATGGGAACTTTTTGTATCTTGACTGTACCAATGTCAATATTCTGGTGGCAAGATGTTACTACTGGGGGAAAACGAGTAAACAGTACTTGGGATCTCTCTACGTTGTTTCTTACCACTCTACATGAACCTACAatgttctcaaaataaaaagtttaatttaaaaaatgtttttagagatagggtcttgctgtgtcacccaggctggagtgcaagggctggatcatagctcactgcaatcttgaactgCTGAGActttcaagcgatcctcccacctccgcctcccaaagcaccgggattacaagcgtaagccaccatgcccatcccaaatatttacttaaaaaaaaaaaaaaatcttcttttggCCAGTTATCCCAGGACGGGAAATCTATCCCGGGAATAtaacccaaaagaaaacaaaaacaaaaacataataaaaaaaaagcaagtcgAATGTACCAGAGATTCACTACAGCATTATTTaaaacagggaaaaaagaaacaatcagggAAATACTTAAATCATGATACAGCCACTGGAGAACTACGCAGTCTTTGATGCCGCAACAGATAAATGTTATTTGAAAAAGGAGgataaaggccaggcgtggtggctgatgcctgtaatcccagcacattgggaggccgaggcgggtgggatcacttgacctcaggagttcaagaccagcctgcgcaacatagtgaaaccccgtctctaccaaaaatacaaaaaaaaaaaaagaaagaaagaaaaaattagccgggcgtggtggcatgcacttgtagtcccagctactagggaggctgaggtggaagcatggcttgagcctgggaggcagatgttgcggtgtgttgatcgcaccactgcactcctgtctgggcaacagagagaaacctcgtctcaaaaaaaaaaaaaaaaaaagaaagaaagaaagaaaagaaaagaaaaaggacacgAAATTGTGATACGACAACTCTGTGAAGACTACTAGATACATCACAAAATTTTTAATAGTAATACTGTACGTGGCATTCTGGTAGAAATGATTTCCATTCCTCAAACTCCCCGTAATATTGTTACATGGTTTTTATACGGTCTGGGGAATGGGGGATAACAATAAATGACACTTTTTATGTTAAATCACAAACGCTGGAGTCAATAAAAGTTCTTTAAATTCCTCCAGCAGTAGAGCAAACTTGGTATTCCAATTCCCTCCAGGCTTTGACCAAGAGCGCACACGAGGGCCACCGCCTTCGTGACCCCAAGCGGGTGTGACTGGGCACCGGTTGGTCCATTGCGGCTGTTCCAAGCTGCCCCCACAGCCTCACCCCAGGACTCCACCAGGAGCACAGGGAAGGGGTCCCCGAAAGTGGGCGAGGTCGCTGCCCGGAGGTAGTGACCACTCCAAGGTCACCATGGAGAACCCGCAGACAGGGCTCGGCGTGGCCCAGGACTTCCCGACTCTAAGTCCAGGTCTCACTCTCTGCGCCGCGCCCCTCGCCCCATCCCGAGCAGCTACCCCCAAGCTCCCAGGGGCTCCGCCGAGGCGAATCCTCACATTGCGGCGTGGTGGCCGACAAGACCCGAGACCCTGATCTCGGCGCCTCCAAGCCACCGCCCGGAGACCAAGACCCCCGAGCGCCGCACCAGAGCGTAGCCCAGACCAGTCACCTCATCCTTTTTCGCCCTCTCAACCCAGCTTTTCCCGACTCCGGGAAGAACCGGGAAGAGAAGGCGGAGGGGAGCGAAGCGCCGCCTGATAAATACTGTGGCCCAGTCCCGCCCCCGGAACGTCACTTCCGCCCCGCGCCAAGATGGCGGCGCGCAGGCCGTGCCACGCAGACTTCCGCCCGGCGCGGAGACCGAAGGCTGGCGGCGGTTCGCGTCGCAGGTGAAGTCGTGACGCGCAGTGTGGAGCCGCGGCCCGGGTGCGTCCCTGCCTGGTTCCTGGGCGGGGTTCCTGGAGAGAGGGCGTGTTGCGAGCCAAAGGCTCTCACCTGGGTGGTCCCGGGAGTCTCGCCACGTGGGAGGGGAGGAGCTGAGAGGCCACTGGAGGGACGCACCGACTGGGGGACCGGAAAGCAAGGGGGTGGGGTTCCGCCAGGGTCCGCGTGTCAGTCCCCTCTGGTGATCTCGTCGCCCCTTCTCTCCCAGGCAACATGTCGGAAGGAAACGCCGCCGGCGagcccagcactccgggagggcCCCGACCTCTCCTGACTGGGGCCCGGGGGCTCATCGGGCGGCGGCCGGCGCCCCCCCTCACCCCCGGCCGCCTTCCCTCCATCCGTTCCAGGGACCTCACCCTCGGGGGAGTCAAGAAGGTACCCAACGGCGCGTTTCTAAAGAAACTCAACTACCTTGAATTCCAAGCCCCGGGATTCAACTAATGTTTGTGTAgggcctactgtgtgtcaggacTGTCGTTGGGCCTCAAGCTTACCCCTCTTTAAATTCTAGGGAGCCTGTCCTACCTTCAGATCTAGGTACTGAGTACAAGATGTTGAAATGACTCCCAGAGGTGGTTGAAGGACAGAGAATCCTAATAAGTTAAAGTCGTTCAAAAGCAATTTGAACagtgtttatttacttttattgtgTGTTTGGACATCTTTAAGAAACCCATGAAAGCCAGACAGGCATAAACTTCGCAGTCTTAGAGGGTTCAGAATTCACCATCTCAGTGTGCAAACTTGTTATCTAGAGTATGATGAAGTCTAGGCATGGCATTCGAGGCTCTGTGGCCTCTCCCATGTGTATATGACTGTGGATGTCAAGAGTAGCCCAGAAAGGGGTGGGGTCAGGATGACAGAATAATAaagcaggtttttgtttttgtttttgttttttttgggagGAAGTCTCgcccttgtcccccaggctggtgtgcaatggcacgatctcagctcactgcaacctctgcctcccaggtttgagcgattctcctgcctcagcctcctgagtagctgggattacaggcgcccgccaccatgcccagctgatttttgtatttttagtagacacagggttttgccatgttggccaggctgttcttgaacccctgacctcgtgatctgcctgcctgccttggcctcccaaagtgctgggattacaggtgtgagccaccgctcccggccgaataaagcagttttttttttcttttgtttttaacggAATCTctttctgtcgcctaggctggagtgcagaggcaccatctcagctcactgcaacctccgcctcccgggttcaagcgattctcctgcctcagcctcccgagtagctgggattacacgggcctgctaccgcacccagctaatttttgtagtttttagtagagacggggtttcaccatcttggccaggctgatcttgaactcctgacctcgtaatccacccgccttggcctcccaaagtgctgggattacaggcatgagccacaacgctCAGCcataaagcagtttttaaaaacctaaCTTTGCCTTGGAAAATTGTGGTGACAGTCCATAATCACCTGATTGAGAGTGTTGGCAGATCTATGGCCTCCCCTACTTAGGCCTTGCTGCTAGAGCTGTTCCCCCATGATACTGACTGGTCTCTATAGCAGTTTGAAGATAAGAGGTGAGACCAGAGAAATTCCTTTGCTTTTAGAAGTCCCAGAGGATCTTCTTTCAGAGGCAGAACCTAAGGCTGCTGGTTAAAAGTGGGTTTTGGTGCCCCTTCTATGTGTAACTCCACTGCCACCACACTATGATATTCCTCCTTTTCAGGCACGTGTATCTATAAAACTGACAGCACTGTGGAATGTGCCAAAGAGAGCCATGGTGGCCTTGGTCTGTAGAAGATGCCCTTtgggaatttttattttcctctgtacTTTGGGGTCAGAACCTAACCACATCAGTGACTCCTGTATTTTGCTTTCAGAAAACCTTCACCCCAAATATCATCAGTCGGAAGATCAAGGAAGAGTAAGTATCTAGGCCTTCTGAATACTTGCCCCTTATTTACTTGCTCTGAATTTGGGGCTTTGGGGGAAATAACTAGGTTTGTagctctgaaatttaaatttatatctttAGTTCTTTTCACTAGTGATTTTCAGCCCTGGTTCGTAGGTGATTCTGaagctttaaaaagtaaataaataaataaatactggtgTCTAGGGTTCCATCTTTAGAAATTGTGATTTAACTTGCTGGCAGTAGAATGGAGTGATTCTCTTTGATGCCCGAGTTGAGAGCCAATAGTTTAAACAAAGATGTATCACACTTTCCCTGAAGTTCCTTTGCATTTCTGCCTTCCTGCTTTCAGTCCCAATGCAAACAAAAATCTACATTTTTGGACAAGAAGGTAAAGTAAAGCAAACTGAAAAAATCCTGCCTCATCAAGGAAGTGAGAAAAGTGCTAGAATTAGGATTGGATTCTGCTTCTCGTGGTGTAATTATTGGCTCAAACTCTCCACTGTCTTGGAGTGAAGTGGTATGGGAGAGTAAGGCCAGTTTTTGGAGACACCGTGAGTGAGTGGTTTCCCTTAATCCACTTTTTTTTCCAGGCCCAAGGAAGAAGTAACTGTCAAGAAGGAGAAGCGTGAAAGGGACAGAGACCGACAACGAGAGGGGCATGGACGAGGACGAGGCCGCCCAGAAGTGATCCAGTCTCACTCCATCTTTGAGCAGGGCCCAGCtgaaatgatgaagaaaaaagGTATAAGGAAGGAATCAGTGAATTTCAGTTCAGACTGCCCAAGAGAAGGGCGAGAGCAGTGGAATTTCCCCACTCCCATTGCAGTTTTCCTTGCTGTTGGCATCTTCCTTATCGATCCCTAGTGACCTGGGTGATTTCCCACAGGGAACTGGGATAAGACAGTGGATGTGTCAGACATGGGACCTTCTCATATCATCAAcatcaaaaaagagaagagagagacagacgaAGAAACTAAACAGATCTTGCGTATGCTGGAGAAGGACGATGTGGGTACCAGGAGGCTGGGGGGAAGGGGTTTCCTTGTGGCTGTAGAACAGGGCTTCTGGGAAGCCAGGTGAGGGGTAGAAGAGCTCACTGATGTCCTGGAATCCTGGGGAGCAGCAGGAATCTTTGGTTAGAAAGGGACTAAAGCAGACCTTGATCCAGGTGCATGTGCTAGCAGGCTGGATGACCCAGACTCTTTTTGGCAGTTCCTCGATGACCCTGGCCTGAGGAACGACACTCGAAATATGCCTGTGCAGCTGCCGCTGGCTCACTCAGGATGgctttttaaggaagaaaatgacGAACCAAATGTTAAACCTTGGCTGGCTGGCCCCAAGGAAGAGGACATGGAGGTGGACATACCTGCTGTGAAAGGTACTCTGTCGGTTAACTTCTCATCTCCAATTCCATGGCTGCTCCCCAGGAATCCCTCGCATGAGGCATCCCTTGCATGTGCCCCTGACTGCTGCTCATGAGCAGGTCCTCCCATTCTGGCTGTAAGATACGTGAGCTGAACAAAGATGCTCCATTCTCCCTCGCAGAGGGTTCCTGTGTTGACAGGGAGCGGTGGGCCCAGCCTCAGATGTCCCTTTCTAGATAAGTCACGCGAGACTTGAACATGTAGTCTCTTGCTGCTCTCTATAACCGGTGCCTCCTTCCCACTCCCTGGCTGAGTGACAGTGGAGCAGACAGGGGCAAAGGGCTGCTAACAGTGAGCTGGTATGGAGGGTGGTCACGTCATAGCATTCCATGTCTATCACCCGGGCAGTGAAAGAGGAGCCACGAGATGAGGAGGAAGAGGCCAAGATGAAGGCTCCTcccaaagcagccaggaagaccccaggcctcccaaaggatGTATCTGTGGCAGAGCTGCTGAGGGAGCTGAGCCTCACCAAGGAGGAGGAACTACTGTTTCTGCAGCTGCCAGACACCCTCCCTGGCCAGCCACCCACCCAGGAGATCAAGCCTATCAAGACAGAGGTGCAGGGCGAGGACGGACAGATGGTGCTCATCAAGCAGGAGAAAGACCGAGTATGCTCAGACAGAGGCCTGCAGGAATCGAGTCGGGGACTGGGAGGGGAAGTGGTGACCTGTAGTGGGAAGCAAAGCCGTGCCACCCTGGCTGAAATGGGACAATAATGGGCGGTTATTCTTGATGCCTGCAAGAGCCATGGGGCTTTGTACCTCCAACcccaattgtgtgtgtgttgtgggtgtGTGTTTTCACTTCTTAAAAGGGAATATTTCAAACACAAATGAGAGAACATATgaccagctgcggtggctcatgcctctaatcccagcactttgggatgctgagacgggaggatcagttgagcccaggagttcgagactagcctggacaactgGTGACACCAtggctaatacaaaaattagccaggcatggtggcgtgtgcctatagtccccgctacttgggaggctgaggtgggggaatggcttgagcccaggaggcagaggttgcagtaagcctagagCACGCCACTACACCCCAACCTTGGCGACAGAGtcagaccttgtcttaaaaaaataagagaatgtaAACCACCATGTACCAGAAGTCAGCTTCAGCAGTTACTGATGTTTTgtcatttatgtatttgtttgccGTAGGTTTTGTATTTTAACCATAGCAGACAGCCCTAGGAGAAGGCACTCTTCGGGGAGCTCATTTTGACCTTTGCTGTGCCTTTCTCTTGGGGAATAGAAGGGGGTTCATGAAAGATGGAGGAAAGAGCTCCTAGCCCAGTGTCCATCCTCTGGTTTTCTCCGCAGGAAGCAAAGCTGGCAGAGAATGCTTGTACCCTGGCTGACCTGACAGAGGGTCAGGTTGGCAAGCTACTCATCCGCAAGTCTGGAAGGGTGCAACTCCTCCTGGGCAAGGTGACTCTGGACGTGACCATGGGAactgcctgctccttcctgcaGGTTAGAGCCTCCTTAGGGCCAGGGAGGGACCCTTTCAGAAGTGAAGGAGGATTGAAGAGCCACTGCTAAATAAGGGAGGGGCTTTCTGGGAGTATCATGTCCCCATTCACAGCTATACACACTGGGCATGTGGTGGTGGTTCTCATCACTGTCTCTGTCAATTGGCAGGAGCTGGTGTCCGTGAGCCTTGGAGACAGTAGGACAGGGGAGATGACAGTCCTGGGACACGTGAAGCACAAACTTGTATGTTCCCCCGATTTTGAATCCCTCTTGGATCACAAACACCGGTAAAATGAGCAGATGGAGGAGGACGGCGCCTGTGCCCACGGCTGCTGCCTGCTCCAGACATTTTGTTCTTGAATCTGTGAGACCCAGAAGGGGCCCACTGGGCCCACTCACTCCAGCCTTTGGCAGCCATTGTTCCAGGTCCCCCAGGGCTTCCTCCCACAGCAGCTGTGAATGGTACAGTGACCTTCCTGCAGTGTGGAGATGGCACATCCTTGCTGCTGGGGACTTGGCCctgctatttatttttgtatttatgtccTAATCTCTTCCACTGACGCATCCTCCAAGGGTAGATGGGGAGGGTCTGTGTGAAGGGGCTGGCTTCTCTTGGTGCCTGCTGGGTCACAGGGGCAGGAAGCGTGAGGACTGCAGCTTCTGCTGgtgctccctccttcctcccgGAGGAAGCATAGGAGAGAGAGCAAGGATTGAGTCTGAGACTTAAGCACTCGGTCCCAGCTTGCCAGTTCCTGGTTCTGTGTCCTTGGACAAACTacctaacctttctgagcctcctgTTCCTCATCTGACACAAATGGGGATGATACCTACCTCCAGGGTTGGCGTGAGGATTCATGGGCTATTATAGATAAAAACTGCACAAGGCCAGAaccagcaggcactcaataaacgtTCACGTCCTTTTTCTCTACCTGAgtctattttcaaacaaaatAGAGATTCTAAGTCTCCCAGAAGCAGCGACTAGAGCTGCTCCCGTCCCCACTCTTGCCCCTTCCTGCTTTATATCCCGTCCTCACCCTGGGCCTGATGCCCTAAATTTATGGTGTCGGGCTGTTCTACGCCTTTTTCTCCTGGCTCCTCTTAGCCAGGTGCCTCCTGTGTGAGTTACTGTAATAGCTGCAGGtaatagaaaggaagaagtcagagACCCCTCCCAGCACCCTGCAAAAGTCTTTGGGGGACATGTTGGGCCCAGGACATGTTCCCTGCACTCTTTCCTTTGCAGTTATTACTCATGTATGAGCCGAAGTCATATATTGCTAACAAAAAACTAAATCCTTCGTAAGAGAAGTTAGGGATGTATTGAATAATGGCCTCTTTGACACTTGGCCAATGATGCCCACTTCAAAAACTTTGGGTTTCAGAGGCCTGCCTCTTCTCCTGTCCTAGCACTGCCAGAGCCACCTACTCAGTGTTACTTTTTTGGGTCTGTGATCCTGTTCCCTTTACCAGGTCATTGTACTGTGTTGTCCCTGGAGGAACAGCTTCTCCTCTTGTCTTGACAGTAGGGCTGGGGTTTTCCCTGGTTCAGGTGGGGAGACGTTTGCAGGTTAGAAAAAGGCCTCATGCGGCGGCGTGTGTGGCTGTTAGACACGGATGGCACAACTTCCCTTTGCTGGCATCGTGGCACATGACCTCTGGGACAGTATGAACCACAGGGGCTCAGGAAGAACCGCTTCTCCTCCACCCCCATCCCTGATTCCTAGTGGCCCCTTAGATTTTGGGTACATCTTCCTTCAGGCTCACCTTCCTTCTTTTCAAAGTTCCT
The nucleotide sequence above comes from Symphalangus syndactylus isolate Jambi chromosome 10, NHGRI_mSymSyn1-v2.1_pri, whole genome shotgun sequence. Encoded proteins:
- the POLR3D gene encoding DNA-directed RNA polymerase III subunit RPC4, with protein sequence MSEGNAAGEPSTPGGPRPLLTGARGLIGRRPAPPLTPGRLPSIRSRDLTLGGVKKKTFTPNIISRKIKEEPKEEVTVKKEKRERDRDRQREGHGRGRGRPEVIQSHSIFEQGPAEMMKKKGNWDKTVDVSDMGPSHIINIKKEKRETDEETKQILRMLEKDDFLDDPGLRNDTRNMPVQLPLAHSGWLFKEENDEPNVKPWLAGPKEEDMEVDIPAVKVKEEPRDEEEEAKMKAPPKAARKTPGLPKDVSVAELLRELSLTKEEELLFLQLPDTLPGQPPTQEIKPIKTEVQGEDGQMVLIKQEKDREAKLAENACTLADLTEGQVGKLLIRKSGRVQLLLGKVTLDVTMGTACSFLQELVSVSLGDSRTGEMTVLGHVKHKLVCSPDFESLLDHKHR